Proteins co-encoded in one Jeotgalibacillus malaysiensis genomic window:
- a CDS encoding DeoR family transcriptional regulator: MKPTTNRMLTRIKSVYMFIKENGTVTTNDLVDEFGITPRTIQRDLNVLAYNDLVTSPSRGKWTTTEKKVKIS, encoded by the coding sequence TTGAAACCAACTACGAACAGAATGCTGACGCGTATCAAATCTGTCTATATGTTCATTAAAGAAAATGGAACAGTGACTACAAATGATTTGGTAGATGAATTCGGCATTACACCTCGCACCATTCAAAGGGATTTGAATGTGTTAGCCTATAACGATTTAGTGACAAGTCCTAGTCGGGGCAAATGGACAACGACAGAAAAGAAAGTTAAAATTTCATAA
- a CDS encoding multidrug ABC transporter ATP-binding protein, translating into MLHVHIQSGSYQPNQPVIRDIDFHLTSGELLIMIGSNGAGKSTTLKAIMGQLPFLEGEVVFQKNIRYSFIPERPVFYDELTLQEHLQFIADIEEMPEAEWKPRAEEWLEKFQLKKVLHELPGTFSKGMQQKAMLLLALLTKPSLWIIDEPFMGLDPSAVKLFMKLIQEERKRGAGILMCTHILDTAEKIGDRFIIISEGTSSAYGTLQEVLEGYGAEDLYGCIPEAE; encoded by the coding sequence ATGCTTCATGTACATATTCAATCAGGAAGTTATCAGCCGAATCAACCGGTGATCAGGGACATTGATTTCCATTTGACTTCCGGAGAATTATTAATAATGATCGGATCTAACGGTGCAGGGAAAAGCACGACATTAAAAGCCATCATGGGTCAGCTGCCATTTTTAGAAGGAGAAGTAGTATTTCAAAAAAACATCCGCTATTCATTTATACCGGAGCGGCCTGTCTTTTATGATGAATTAACGCTTCAGGAGCATCTGCAATTTATTGCTGATATTGAAGAAATGCCGGAAGCTGAATGGAAGCCGAGGGCAGAGGAATGGCTCGAAAAATTTCAGCTGAAAAAAGTACTTCATGAATTACCGGGAACATTTTCAAAAGGGATGCAGCAAAAAGCGATGCTGCTACTCGCACTTTTGACAAAACCGTCATTGTGGATTATTGATGAGCCTTTTATGGGGCTGGATCCGTCAGCGGTGAAGCTGTTTATGAAACTGATTCAGGAAGAGCGTAAAAGAGGTGCCGGTATTTTGATGTGTACACATATTCTTGATACAGCAGAGAAAATAGGTGATAGATTTATTATTATTTCTGAAGGGACAAGTTCAGCATACGGTACGCTGCAGGAAGTGCTTGAAGGTTATGGTGCGGAGGATCTTTACGGTTGTATTCCGGAGGCTGAGTAA
- a CDS encoding diguanylate cyclase, whose amino-acid sequence MTISWMDEVDKRKDDILKELQQLIAIPSVLDESDADEKAPLGKEVKRALEYLLDAGEASGFTSKNVGHIAGHLEMGEGDDLLGILCHVDVVPAGNGWTYEPFEGAIENGRLYGRGAIDDKGPTIAAYYAMKIIDELGLKLNKRVRMIIGTDEESDWRCVDHYFEKEEMPTIGFAPDADFPVIHAEKGIMDADFHLTDYEPDEHAPKIEMHTYHSGERYNMVPDYAKAELTVHAEQTYLLQEYEEFLKEHELEGDFYVKSGLLTMELHGKSAHAMEPDHGVNAGILLLRFLKRFELDARARTFAAFADKYLYNNSRGIALGIAGKDDISGDLTLNTGLIRYDEDEAFFGLNIRYPVTYDMDDKLKWLISEMEQYYISVNVKDNSKPHHVDGNDPFVQTLLSVYEKQTGKQGELLAIGGGTYARSLENGVAFGALFPGREDVAHQKDEYIEIEDLLKATAIYAEAIYQLACEKQS is encoded by the coding sequence GTGACGATCAGCTGGATGGATGAAGTTGATAAAAGAAAAGACGACATATTAAAAGAACTGCAGCAGCTTATTGCCATTCCAAGCGTCCTTGATGAATCAGACGCAGATGAAAAGGCGCCTCTTGGCAAAGAGGTTAAGCGGGCACTTGAGTACTTACTGGATGCAGGTGAAGCGTCCGGATTTACCAGTAAAAATGTCGGTCATATTGCCGGTCACCTTGAAATGGGTGAAGGAGATGACCTGCTCGGGATTTTATGTCACGTAGACGTTGTACCAGCCGGCAATGGGTGGACATACGAGCCGTTTGAAGGCGCGATTGAAAATGGCAGACTTTATGGACGCGGTGCCATTGATGATAAGGGGCCGACGATCGCCGCTTATTATGCGATGAAAATTATTGATGAACTTGGACTTAAACTCAATAAAAGAGTCCGGATGATTATTGGTACAGATGAAGAAAGTGACTGGCGCTGTGTCGATCATTATTTTGAAAAAGAGGAAATGCCAACGATCGGTTTTGCACCGGACGCAGATTTTCCTGTCATTCATGCTGAAAAAGGAATAATGGACGCAGATTTTCATCTCACCGACTATGAACCGGATGAGCATGCGCCGAAAATTGAAATGCACACCTATCATTCCGGTGAGCGCTATAATATGGTTCCTGATTACGCTAAAGCAGAGCTGACTGTACATGCTGAACAGACCTATCTCCTGCAGGAATATGAGGAGTTTCTAAAAGAGCATGAATTAGAAGGAGACTTTTACGTGAAAAGCGGTCTTCTGACAATGGAACTGCACGGCAAATCAGCACACGCAATGGAACCCGATCACGGTGTAAATGCCGGCATTCTGCTGTTAAGATTTTTAAAGCGTTTTGAGCTTGATGCAAGAGCCAGAACGTTTGCCGCATTTGCAGACAAATATTTGTATAATAATTCAAGAGGCATTGCGCTTGGTATTGCCGGAAAAGATGACATTAGCGGTGACCTCACGTTAAATACTGGACTGATCCGCTATGATGAAGATGAAGCATTTTTTGGACTGAACATCCGTTATCCTGTCACGTATGACATGGATGATAAGCTTAAATGGCTGATCAGTGAAATGGAGCAATATTATATCAGCGTGAATGTGAAAGATAACTCAAAGCCGCATCACGTAGATGGAAATGATCCTTTTGTCCAGACGCTTTTATCTGTATATGAAAAGCAGACAGGCAAGCAGGGTGAGCTGCTCGCAATCGGCGGAGGCACTTATGCACGCTCACTTGAAAATGGAGTGGCATTTGGAGCGCTATTCCCTGGAAGAGAAGATGTTGCGCATCAGAAAGATGAATATATTGAAATAGAAGACTTATTAAAAGCGACTGCAATCTATGCAGAAGCCATTTATCAGCTTGCATGTGAGAAGCAATCATAG